In a single window of the Mesorhizobium shangrilense genome:
- a CDS encoding RraA family protein — translation MSAGFRIKMSWDRVERTLVDAFRSIPVANVSDSMHRLTGMGNRLRPMHRDGVLAGPALTVRSRPGDNLMLHKAIDMAHPGDVIVYDGGGDVTNAVIGEMMVAHAKVRKVAGFVIYGAVRDSEALMEINLPIYGLGITPRGPYRDGPGEIGLPISIEGIPIAPGDLMLGDRDGLLAVPRGSAADVLLQAQQKTVAETRQMAQILAGQMDRSWIDRVLSEKGCEIVE, via the coding sequence ATGAGCGCAGGCTTTCGAATCAAGATGAGCTGGGACCGGGTGGAAAGAACCCTGGTCGATGCCTTCCGCAGCATCCCCGTGGCAAATGTCAGCGACTCGATGCACCGCCTGACGGGCATGGGGAATCGCCTTCGCCCGATGCACCGGGATGGCGTTCTTGCCGGTCCGGCGCTGACGGTGCGCAGCCGCCCGGGCGACAATCTGATGCTGCACAAAGCAATCGACATGGCGCATCCCGGCGACGTGATCGTCTATGACGGCGGCGGTGACGTGACCAACGCGGTGATCGGCGAAATGATGGTCGCCCATGCAAAGGTGCGGAAGGTGGCGGGCTTCGTCATTTACGGCGCGGTGAGGGACAGCGAGGCGCTCATGGAGATCAACCTGCCGATCTATGGCCTCGGGATCACGCCGCGGGGGCCATACCGGGACGGTCCGGGCGAAATCGGGCTTCCCATCAGCATCGAGGGCATTCCAATCGCGCCGGGAGACCTGATGCTCGGAGATCGGGACGGGCTGCTGGCGGTGCCGCGCGGGTCAGCCGCAGATGTCCTGTTGCAGGCGCAGCAGAAGACTGTCGCCGAGACGCGTCAGATGGCGCAGATCCTGGCAGGGCAGATGGACCGCAGCTGGATAGATCGGGTGCTCTCCGAGAAGGGGTGCGAGATCGTTGAGTGA
- a CDS encoding tripartite tricarboxylate transporter permease produces the protein MEFLSLGLATALLPQNLMACLFGVFVGTAIGVIPGLGPLAAISLLMPLTFALDPTTGIVMLAGVYYGAEYGGSTAAILLNLPGTPASAITCVEGYPLAKRGKAGVALFITTIASFIGGSIGIIMLMALTPLIVKIGLAFGPAEYFALIALCFIAVSTIGGSDPYKGLVMMAIGGLMGTVGIDIYNGAERYTFGSHYLIDGIGLVPVAMGLFGLSEIIASITGGSKRVRHKVSIASMLPSREEWKTSVWPTLRGSLSGCVFGALPATGPSIASIVAYATEKKISRRPERFGNGAIEGVAAPEAANNAAVQAAFIPTLTLGIPGTPTMAVIIGALMVHGVVPGPMMIGSNPELYYGLVASFWIGNLLLLILNIPLIGIWVSLLNVPYRYLYPAIVVLICVGSYSVHNSTADVIATLVMGLAGYLLRRQGYSAAPLLIGFVLSPMLEENFRRAMILGRGELSYLVSSPLAATALAVSVLMLGWMLFGAVLRRRLAGRTELAPAGDD, from the coding sequence ATGGAGTTCTTGTCCCTCGGCCTCGCCACTGCGCTGTTGCCGCAGAACCTGATGGCGTGCCTCTTCGGCGTCTTCGTCGGCACCGCGATCGGTGTGATCCCGGGCCTCGGCCCGCTGGCGGCAATCTCGCTGCTGATGCCGCTGACGTTCGCCCTCGACCCCACGACCGGGATCGTCATGCTTGCCGGCGTCTACTACGGCGCGGAATACGGCGGCTCGACCGCAGCCATCCTGCTGAACCTGCCCGGGACGCCAGCCAGCGCGATCACCTGTGTCGAAGGCTACCCGCTGGCCAAGCGCGGCAAGGCGGGGGTGGCGCTTTTCATCACCACCATCGCATCCTTCATTGGCGGCAGCATCGGCATCATCATGCTTATGGCGCTGACGCCGCTCATCGTGAAGATCGGCCTTGCCTTCGGACCGGCCGAGTATTTCGCGCTGATCGCCCTCTGCTTCATCGCGGTTTCGACAATCGGCGGATCGGACCCCTACAAGGGCCTGGTGATGATGGCGATCGGTGGGCTGATGGGCACCGTGGGGATCGACATCTATAACGGGGCCGAGCGCTACACCTTCGGTTCGCACTATCTGATCGACGGAATCGGGCTGGTGCCTGTGGCGATGGGTCTCTTCGGCCTCTCCGAGATCATCGCGTCGATCACCGGCGGTTCGAAGCGCGTGCGCCACAAGGTCTCGATTGCCTCGATGCTGCCGTCGCGCGAGGAGTGGAAAACGAGCGTCTGGCCGACGCTGCGCGGCTCGCTCTCGGGCTGCGTCTTCGGGGCACTGCCCGCCACCGGACCGTCGATCGCGTCCATCGTTGCCTATGCGACCGAGAAGAAGATTTCACGCCGGCCCGAACGCTTCGGCAACGGCGCCATCGAGGGCGTAGCGGCGCCCGAGGCGGCAAACAACGCGGCCGTGCAGGCAGCCTTCATTCCGACGCTGACCCTGGGCATTCCCGGCACGCCGACGATGGCGGTCATCATCGGAGCCCTGATGGTCCACGGTGTCGTGCCCGGACCGATGATGATCGGGTCCAACCCGGAACTCTACTATGGCCTGGTCGCCAGCTTCTGGATCGGCAACCTGCTTCTGCTCATCCTGAACATTCCGTTGATCGGGATCTGGGTGTCGCTTCTGAACGTGCCCTACCGCTACCTCTATCCAGCCATCGTCGTCCTGATCTGCGTCGGCAGCTACAGCGTCCACAATTCGACCGCCGACGTGATCGCGACGCTGGTGATGGGCCTCGCCGGCTACCTGCTGCGCCGGCAAGGCTACTCGGCCGCGCCGCTTCTGATCGGCTTCGTCCTCAGCCCGATGCTCGAGGAGAATTTCCGACGGGCGATGATCCTTGGGCGGGGAGAGCTCAGCTACCTGGTCAGCAGCCCGCTTGCCGCAACGGCGCTGGCGGTCTCGGTGCTGATGCTGGGATGGATGCTGTTCGGCGCCGTGCTGCGTCGGCGGCTGGCCGGGAGAACGGAGCTGGCGCCCGCCGGGGACGACTGA
- a CDS encoding amidohydrolase family protein, translating to MIIDCHGHYTTAPAPHEAWRKEQMEAKGDLSKLGNREGFPISDDEIRESLENTQLRLQRERGIDLTIFSPRAGGMGHHIGDERMSQQWSRLCNNLIRRVCDLYPENFAPVCQLPQSPGRPPENVIPELVRCVEEMGFIGCNLNPDPSGGFWTDPPLTDPWWFRLYEKLEELGVPAMIHVSQSCNPNFHFTGAHYINADTTAFMQILDSDLFTRFPKLRFIIPHGGGAVPYHWGRYRGLAIDRGRPEPAQMMGENLYFDTCVYHQPGINLLAEVVPVDNVLFASEMHGALRCADPDTGHFFDDTRRYIDANTQLTPQDREKIYSGNALKLFTRLKLPKLATEAAV from the coding sequence ATGATCATCGACTGTCACGGACACTACACGACCGCGCCGGCGCCGCACGAAGCCTGGCGCAAGGAACAGATGGAGGCCAAGGGTGACCTGTCGAAACTGGGCAACCGGGAAGGCTTCCCGATCTCCGACGACGAGATCCGCGAGAGCCTTGAGAACACACAGTTGCGTCTTCAGCGCGAACGCGGGATCGACCTGACGATATTCTCTCCCCGCGCAGGCGGCATGGGCCATCACATCGGCGACGAGCGCATGAGCCAGCAATGGTCGCGGCTTTGCAACAACCTGATCCGCAGGGTCTGCGATCTCTATCCCGAGAATTTCGCTCCGGTCTGCCAGCTGCCGCAGTCGCCGGGCCGCCCGCCCGAAAACGTGATCCCCGAACTCGTCCGCTGCGTTGAGGAGATGGGCTTCATCGGCTGCAACCTCAATCCGGACCCGAGCGGCGGCTTCTGGACCGATCCGCCCCTGACCGATCCCTGGTGGTTCCGGCTCTACGAGAAGCTCGAAGAGTTGGGCGTGCCGGCGATGATCCATGTCAGCCAGTCCTGCAACCCGAACTTCCATTTCACCGGCGCGCACTACATCAACGCCGACACCACCGCCTTCATGCAGATACTGGATTCGGACCTGTTCACCCGCTTTCCGAAGCTGCGCTTCATCATCCCGCACGGCGGCGGTGCGGTGCCCTATCACTGGGGCCGCTATCGCGGGCTCGCGATCGACCGCGGCCGTCCTGAGCCGGCTCAGATGATGGGAGAGAACCTCTATTTCGACACCTGCGTTTACCACCAGCCCGGGATCAACCTGCTGGCGGAAGTGGTGCCGGTCGACAACGTCCTGTTCGCCTCCGAGATGCACGGGGCGCTTCGGTGCGCCGATCCCGACACCGGCCACTTCTTCGACGATACGCGCCGCTACATCGACGCGAACACGCAGTTGACCCCGCAGGATCGCGAGAAGATCTATTCAGGCAATGCCCTGAAGCTCTTCACCCGTCTGAAACTCCCCAAGCTGGCGACTGAAGCGGCAGTCTGA
- a CDS encoding Bug family tripartite tricarboxylate transporter substrate binding protein: MKRTLRSLAIACLAAATFAATSARAEYPERPITLIVPFSAGGNSDVIARIVADHMSTELGKPVVVENRGGGGGSVGTAMAAGAKPDGYTLLFATAGTHSVNPNLRDVGYDAVKDFAPISLVVDSSVLIAVNPDVKAATLAEMMALTSKGETQLNFASGGVGTVAHVAGELYNEMTGSKMIHVPYQGAGDALNDVVAGRVQVYLNNFPTFLPHIASGALRPIALAAAERSSLMPDVPTTTEAGLPDLQMGSWFGVVAPKGTPPEAIAKLHAAVVSMKGSEGAKSKMLAIGSEVAVSDTPEAFGALIVEQFDWWGKILDNPAFK; the protein is encoded by the coding sequence ATGAAAAGAACACTTCGATCCCTGGCGATCGCATGCTTGGCCGCGGCCACGTTTGCGGCCACAAGCGCCAGGGCAGAGTATCCCGAGAGGCCGATCACGCTGATCGTGCCGTTCTCGGCCGGGGGCAACTCCGATGTGATCGCACGCATCGTCGCCGATCACATGAGCACGGAACTCGGCAAGCCGGTCGTGGTCGAGAACCGCGGCGGCGGCGGTGGGAGCGTCGGTACGGCGATGGCGGCCGGGGCGAAACCCGACGGCTACACGCTGCTCTTCGCCACGGCGGGGACCCATTCCGTGAACCCCAACCTGCGCGATGTTGGCTACGACGCCGTGAAGGATTTCGCGCCGATCAGCCTCGTGGTCGATTCATCTGTGCTGATCGCGGTCAACCCCGACGTGAAGGCGGCGACCCTTGCGGAAATGATGGCGCTGACCTCGAAGGGGGAGACGCAGCTGAACTTCGCCTCGGGAGGGGTGGGGACGGTCGCGCATGTCGCCGGCGAGCTCTACAACGAGATGACCGGATCCAAGATGATCCATGTGCCCTATCAGGGTGCGGGCGATGCCCTGAACGATGTGGTCGCCGGGCGGGTTCAGGTCTACCTGAACAACTTCCCGACCTTCCTGCCGCACATCGCCTCGGGCGCGCTGCGCCCGATCGCGCTGGCCGCCGCCGAGCGGTCGAGCCTCATGCCCGACGTGCCGACCACAACCGAAGCCGGATTGCCCGACCTGCAGATGGGGTCCTGGTTCGGCGTGGTTGCGCCGAAGGGCACGCCGCCGGAAGCGATCGCCAAGCTGCACGCGGCGGTGGTGTCGATGAAGGGCTCGGAGGGGGCGAAGTCGAAGATGCTTGCCATCGGATCGGAAGTTGCAGTGTCCGATACGCCAGAGGCCTTCGGAGCCCTGATCGTCGAGCAGTTCGACTGGTGGGGCAAGATTCTCGACAATCCGGCCTTCAAGTAA
- a CDS encoding tripartite tricarboxylate transporter TctB family protein has protein sequence MLDPETRNAAARRNPVWLILAFAGSVAFWLALDFGIGTAANIGSGIFPLAFAAIIVVISLRSYAVPVEEEAEPWALRPLVAVAGAVLLFILLVEQVGLFPTIVVSMLVAYAGQVERNYWAFLLFAAAFAAAVWLIFVYALSVPLQFIGTS, from the coding sequence ATGCTCGATCCCGAGACGAGAAACGCGGCGGCGCGCCGCAATCCCGTGTGGCTGATCCTTGCCTTCGCTGGCTCGGTCGCCTTTTGGCTGGCGCTGGATTTCGGCATCGGCACGGCCGCCAACATCGGCTCCGGCATCTTTCCGCTGGCCTTTGCAGCGATCATCGTCGTGATCTCGCTCCGGTCCTACGCCGTGCCCGTTGAGGAAGAGGCCGAACCATGGGCGCTGCGGCCCCTGGTGGCGGTGGCAGGCGCTGTCTTGCTCTTCATCCTGCTGGTGGAGCAGGTCGGCCTGTTCCCCACCATCGTGGTGTCGATGCTGGTCGCATATGCGGGCCAGGTCGAGCGCAACTACTGGGCGTTCCTTCTCTTCGCAGCAGCCTTCGCCGCGGCCGTCTGGCTGATCTTCGTCTACGCCCTGAGCGTACCGCTGCAATTCATCGGAACGAGCTGA